A part of Acropora palmata chromosome 8, jaAcrPala1.3, whole genome shotgun sequence genomic DNA contains:
- the LOC141889427 gene encoding Golgi resident protein GCP60-like isoform X2: MADGQRNTETITENSHNLTITEDRNFAADISQDQEQEAKEPPYKYGYSLPEYYKLCLQYYHKEKQIIKLTYDEKVELTAYWKQISCGPYDPEKYPDVGYFDVIGNDRRRAWEGLGNMQAKEAMKKFCSLLGTCSPELRPWMEAQQKEKEVKERLQREEEERQRREAEEAAERERQRLLAEEMQRQAEEEERKQEEIRKQQEQVLQQQQEQQQQQTLQQHQQQNVGQQEKTMAANGTSRIAPASLWTRPKVQEFIQHVKSDPSSVLVVGRGETLTVRVPTHEGGNCLFWEFATEYYDLGFGVSFEWSQPYSKNVIVAVNESDDEEFTEEDKSSETESNPTKPRTDEILPVVRRPCNEEVIVGSHMYPGRGVYLLKFDNSYSLFRSKTLYYRVYYTR; the protein is encoded by the exons ATGGCGGATGGTCAACGCAACACTGAAACTATTACGGAAAATTCTCACAATTTAACGATTACAGAGGATCGAAATTTCGCTGCTGATATTAGCCAAGATCAGGAACAAGAAGCAAAAGAGCCACCTTATAAATATGGGTATTCCCTACCGGAATATTACAAACTGTGCTTACAGTACTATCATAAag AAAAACAGATAATCAAGTTAACATATGATGAGAAAGTAGAGTTGACAGCTTATTGGAAGCAAATATCTTGTGGACCATATGATCCAGAGAAATATCCTGATGTTGGTTATTTTGATGTTATTGGTAATGATCGAAG GAGAGCTTGGGAGGGTCTTGGAAACATGCAAGCAAAAGAAGCCATGAAAAAGTTTTGTTCTTTACTGGGGACATGCTCACCTGAATTGCGACCATGGATGGAGGCTCAACAGAAGGAGAAAGAAGTGAAGGAGAGACTTCAAAgagaggaagaagaaagacAACGGAGAGAAGCAGAAGAGGCAGCAGAAAGAGAGAGACAGAGACTTTTAGCAGAAGAAATGCAAAGACAAGCTGAAGAGGAAGAAAG AAAACAGGAAGAAATAAGGAAACAGCAGGAGCAAGTTTTGCAACAGCAGCAggagcaacaacaacaacaaactttgCAACAACACCAACAACAGAATGTTGGACAACAG GAAAAGACAATGGCTGCCAACGGTACATCACGGATAGCTCCCGCTTCATTATGGACACGCCCAAAAGTCCAAGAATTTATTCAACATGTAAAGTCTGATCCTAGCTCTGTATTAGTTGTTGGTCGTGGTGAGACATTGACAGTTCGTGTGCCCACTCATGAAGGGG gGAATTGCTTGTTTTGGGAATTCGCCACCGAATACTACGACCTTGGCTTTGGCGTAAGTTTTGAGTGGTCTCAGCCCTATAGCAAAAACGTCATAGTCGCAGTCAACGAATCAGACGACGAGGAATTCACAGAAGAAGACAAATCATCAGAAACCGAATCCAATCCGACGAAGCCAAGAACAGACGAGATACTTCCGGTAGTCCGGAGGCCTTGTAACGAGGAAGTGATCGTCGGAAGTCATATGTATCCCGGTCGTGGCGTGTATTTGCTCAAGTTCGATAATTCCTATTCCTTGTTTAGGTCAAAGACACTATATTACCGAGTTTACTACACTCGATGA
- the LOC141889427 gene encoding Golgi resident protein GCP60-like isoform X1: MADGQRNTETITENSHNLTITEDRNFAADISQDQEQEAKEPPYKYGYSLPEYYKLCLQYYHKEKQIIKLTYDEKVELTAYWKQISCGPYDPEKYPDVGYFDVIGNDRRRAWEGLGNMQAKEAMKKFCSLLGTCSPELRPWMEAQQKEKEVKERLQREEEERQRREAEEAAERERQRLLAEEMQRQAEEEERRKQEEIRKQQEQVLQQQQEQQQQQTLQQHQQQNVGQQEKTMAANGTSRIAPASLWTRPKVQEFIQHVKSDPSSVLVVGRGETLTVRVPTHEGGNCLFWEFATEYYDLGFGVSFEWSQPYSKNVIVAVNESDDEEFTEEDKSSETESNPTKPRTDEILPVVRRPCNEEVIVGSHMYPGRGVYLLKFDNSYSLFRSKTLYYRVYYTR; the protein is encoded by the exons ATGGCGGATGGTCAACGCAACACTGAAACTATTACGGAAAATTCTCACAATTTAACGATTACAGAGGATCGAAATTTCGCTGCTGATATTAGCCAAGATCAGGAACAAGAAGCAAAAGAGCCACCTTATAAATATGGGTATTCCCTACCGGAATATTACAAACTGTGCTTACAGTACTATCATAAag AAAAACAGATAATCAAGTTAACATATGATGAGAAAGTAGAGTTGACAGCTTATTGGAAGCAAATATCTTGTGGACCATATGATCCAGAGAAATATCCTGATGTTGGTTATTTTGATGTTATTGGTAATGATCGAAG GAGAGCTTGGGAGGGTCTTGGAAACATGCAAGCAAAAGAAGCCATGAAAAAGTTTTGTTCTTTACTGGGGACATGCTCACCTGAATTGCGACCATGGATGGAGGCTCAACAGAAGGAGAAAGAAGTGAAGGAGAGACTTCAAAgagaggaagaagaaagacAACGGAGAGAAGCAGAAGAGGCAGCAGAAAGAGAGAGACAGAGACTTTTAGCAGAAGAAATGCAAAGACAAGCTGAAGAGGAAGAAAG AAGAAAACAGGAAGAAATAAGGAAACAGCAGGAGCAAGTTTTGCAACAGCAGCAggagcaacaacaacaacaaactttgCAACAACACCAACAACAGAATGTTGGACAACAG GAAAAGACAATGGCTGCCAACGGTACATCACGGATAGCTCCCGCTTCATTATGGACACGCCCAAAAGTCCAAGAATTTATTCAACATGTAAAGTCTGATCCTAGCTCTGTATTAGTTGTTGGTCGTGGTGAGACATTGACAGTTCGTGTGCCCACTCATGAAGGGG gGAATTGCTTGTTTTGGGAATTCGCCACCGAATACTACGACCTTGGCTTTGGCGTAAGTTTTGAGTGGTCTCAGCCCTATAGCAAAAACGTCATAGTCGCAGTCAACGAATCAGACGACGAGGAATTCACAGAAGAAGACAAATCATCAGAAACCGAATCCAATCCGACGAAGCCAAGAACAGACGAGATACTTCCGGTAGTCCGGAGGCCTTGTAACGAGGAAGTGATCGTCGGAAGTCATATGTATCCCGGTCGTGGCGTGTATTTGCTCAAGTTCGATAATTCCTATTCCTTGTTTAGGTCAAAGACACTATATTACCGAGTTTACTACACTCGATGA
- the LOC141889434 gene encoding uncharacterized protein LOC141889434 isoform X1, which produces MALVFRFPIYHPICSPYSQVVPRSRFFDDLWRDIALAFVQDNRPASCGREQSAQGPIKIATIPLNQYKPEDISLDVDAEKITLYGQHRSEDENGFENSQFKKVIKIPDGVDPTSVASTASEDGRALVLTGIKRVEEKKEDDDNKFAVKLNLSGYKPDEIKVQLRGQELTVTGKQRSEEDGLQRSRDYHRRILLPDDADLSSVTSRLSKEGLLTIEAPRDAALLPSERSLDVTMEEVESQINDEAKSLSDAEEE; this is translated from the exons ATGGCTCTCGTTTTCAGATTTCCAATCTATCATCCAATCTG CAGTCCCTACTCTCAAGTTGTACCGAGATCTCGCTTTTTCGATGATTTGTGGAGAGACATCGCTTTGGCATTTGTACAGGACAACCGGCCCGCGAGCTGTGGCCGTGAACAGTCCGCCCAAGGTCCAATCAAGATTGCCACAATTCCACTAAACCAGTACAAACCTGAAGATATTTCATTGGATGTTGACGCCGAGAAGATCACCTTGTATGGCCAGCATCGATCAGAGGATGAAAACggatttgaaaatagccaGTTCAAGAAAGTCATCAAGATCCCAGATGGGGTCGATCCGACATCAGTGGCATCAACAGCGAGTGAAGATGGAAGAGCTTTGGTACTCACGGGAATCAAACGAGTGGAAGAAAAGAAGGAAGACGACGACAACAAATTTGCAGTCAAGTTGAACCTAAGTGGATATAAACCTGATGAAATCAAAGTCCAACTTCGTGGTCAAGAGCTGACAGTCACTGGAAAACAACGCTCAGAGGAGGACGGTTTGCAACGGTCACGTGATTACCATCGCCGTATCCTCCTTCCTGATGACGCAGATCTCAGCTCAGTGACCTCGCGACTGTCCAAAGAAGGGTTGCTGACGATCGAAGCACCACGTGATGCAGCTCTTTTGCCCAGTGAAAGAAGTTTGGACGTCACTATGGAAGAGGTGGAGTCTCAAATTAACGATGAGGCAAAATCGTTGAGTGATGcagaagaagaataa
- the LOC141889434 gene encoding uncharacterized protein LOC141889434 isoform X2: MALVFRFPIYHPICPYSQVVPRSRFFDDLWRDIALAFVQDNRPASCGREQSAQGPIKIATIPLNQYKPEDISLDVDAEKITLYGQHRSEDENGFENSQFKKVIKIPDGVDPTSVASTASEDGRALVLTGIKRVEEKKEDDDNKFAVKLNLSGYKPDEIKVQLRGQELTVTGKQRSEEDGLQRSRDYHRRILLPDDADLSSVTSRLSKEGLLTIEAPRDAALLPSERSLDVTMEEVESQINDEAKSLSDAEEE; this comes from the exons ATGGCTCTCGTTTTCAGATTTCCAATCTATCATCCAATCTG TCCCTACTCTCAAGTTGTACCGAGATCTCGCTTTTTCGATGATTTGTGGAGAGACATCGCTTTGGCATTTGTACAGGACAACCGGCCCGCGAGCTGTGGCCGTGAACAGTCCGCCCAAGGTCCAATCAAGATTGCCACAATTCCACTAAACCAGTACAAACCTGAAGATATTTCATTGGATGTTGACGCCGAGAAGATCACCTTGTATGGCCAGCATCGATCAGAGGATGAAAACggatttgaaaatagccaGTTCAAGAAAGTCATCAAGATCCCAGATGGGGTCGATCCGACATCAGTGGCATCAACAGCGAGTGAAGATGGAAGAGCTTTGGTACTCACGGGAATCAAACGAGTGGAAGAAAAGAAGGAAGACGACGACAACAAATTTGCAGTCAAGTTGAACCTAAGTGGATATAAACCTGATGAAATCAAAGTCCAACTTCGTGGTCAAGAGCTGACAGTCACTGGAAAACAACGCTCAGAGGAGGACGGTTTGCAACGGTCACGTGATTACCATCGCCGTATCCTCCTTCCTGATGACGCAGATCTCAGCTCAGTGACCTCGCGACTGTCCAAAGAAGGGTTGCTGACGATCGAAGCACCACGTGATGCAGCTCTTTTGCCCAGTGAAAGAAGTTTGGACGTCACTATGGAAGAGGTGGAGTCTCAAATTAACGATGAGGCAAAATCGTTGAGTGATGcagaagaagaataa
- the LOC141889431 gene encoding uncharacterized protein LOC141889431 isoform X1, translating to MALVFRFPTYHPICSPYTQVVPRSRFFDDLWRDIALAFVQDNRPASCGREQSAQGPIKIATIPLNQYKPEDISLDVDAEKITLYGQHRSEDENGFENSQFKKVITIPDGVDPTSVASTASEDGRALVLTGIKRVEEKKEDDDNKFAVKLNLSGYKPDEIKVQLRGQELTVTGKQRSEEDGLQRSRDYHRRILLPDDADLSSVTSRLSKEGFLTIEAPRDPALLPSQRSLDVTMEEVESQIKDEAKSSSDAEEE from the exons ATGGCTCTCGTTTTCAGATTTCCAACCTATCATCCAATCTG CAGTCCCTACACTCAAGTTGTACCGAGATCTCGCTTTTTCGATGATTTGTGGAGAGACATCGCTTTGGCATTTGTACAGGACAACCGGCCCGCGAGCTGTGGCCGTGAACAGTCCGCCCAAGGTCCAATCAAGATTGCCACAATTCCACTAAACCAGTACAAACCTGAAGATATTTCATTGGATGTTGACGCCGAGAAGATCACCTTGTATGGCCAGCATCGATCAGAGGATGAAAACggatttgaaaatagccaGTTCAAGAAAGTCATCACGATCCCAGATGGGGTCGATCCGACATCAGTGGCATCAACAGCGAGTGAAGATGGAAGAGCTTTGGTACTCACGGGAATCAAACGAGTGGAAGAAAAGAAGGAAGACGACGACAACAAATTTGCAGTCAAGTTGAACCTAAGTGGATATAAACCTGATGAAATCAAAGTCCAACTTCGTGGTCAAGAGCTGACAGTCACTGGAAAACAACGCTCAGAGGAGGACGGTTTGCAACGGTCACGTGATTACCATCGCCGCATCCTCCTTCCTGATGACGCAGATCTCAGCTCAGTGACCTCGCGACTATCCAAAGAAGGTTTCCTGACGATCGAAGCACCACGTGATCCAGCTCTTTTGCCGAGTCAAAGAAGTTTGGACGTCACTATGGAAGAGGTCGAGTCTCAAATTAAAGATGAGGCAAAATCGTCGAGCGATGcagaagaagaataa
- the LOC141889431 gene encoding uncharacterized protein LOC141889431 isoform X2 yields the protein MALVFRFPTYHPICPYTQVVPRSRFFDDLWRDIALAFVQDNRPASCGREQSAQGPIKIATIPLNQYKPEDISLDVDAEKITLYGQHRSEDENGFENSQFKKVITIPDGVDPTSVASTASEDGRALVLTGIKRVEEKKEDDDNKFAVKLNLSGYKPDEIKVQLRGQELTVTGKQRSEEDGLQRSRDYHRRILLPDDADLSSVTSRLSKEGFLTIEAPRDPALLPSQRSLDVTMEEVESQIKDEAKSSSDAEEE from the exons ATGGCTCTCGTTTTCAGATTTCCAACCTATCATCCAATCTG TCCCTACACTCAAGTTGTACCGAGATCTCGCTTTTTCGATGATTTGTGGAGAGACATCGCTTTGGCATTTGTACAGGACAACCGGCCCGCGAGCTGTGGCCGTGAACAGTCCGCCCAAGGTCCAATCAAGATTGCCACAATTCCACTAAACCAGTACAAACCTGAAGATATTTCATTGGATGTTGACGCCGAGAAGATCACCTTGTATGGCCAGCATCGATCAGAGGATGAAAACggatttgaaaatagccaGTTCAAGAAAGTCATCACGATCCCAGATGGGGTCGATCCGACATCAGTGGCATCAACAGCGAGTGAAGATGGAAGAGCTTTGGTACTCACGGGAATCAAACGAGTGGAAGAAAAGAAGGAAGACGACGACAACAAATTTGCAGTCAAGTTGAACCTAAGTGGATATAAACCTGATGAAATCAAAGTCCAACTTCGTGGTCAAGAGCTGACAGTCACTGGAAAACAACGCTCAGAGGAGGACGGTTTGCAACGGTCACGTGATTACCATCGCCGCATCCTCCTTCCTGATGACGCAGATCTCAGCTCAGTGACCTCGCGACTATCCAAAGAAGGTTTCCTGACGATCGAAGCACCACGTGATCCAGCTCTTTTGCCGAGTCAAAGAAGTTTGGACGTCACTATGGAAGAGGTCGAGTCTCAAATTAAAGATGAGGCAAAATCGTCGAGCGATGcagaagaagaataa
- the LOC141889433 gene encoding uncharacterized protein LOC141889433 isoform X1 has protein sequence MALVFRFPIYHPICSPYSQVVPRSRFFDDLWRDIALAFVQDNRPASCGREQSAQGPIKIATIPLNQYKPEDISLDVDAEKITLYGQHRSEDENGFENSQFKKVIKIPDGVDPTSVASTASEDGRALVLTGIKRVEEKKEDDDNKFAVKLNLSGYKPDEIKVQLRGQELTVTGKQRSEEDGLQRSRDYHRRILLPDDADLSSVTSRLSKEGFLTIEAPRDPALLPSQRSLDVTMEEVESQIKDEAKSSSDAEEE, from the exons ATGGCTCTCGTTTTCAGATTTCCAATCTATCATCCAATCTG CAGTCCCTACTCTCAAGTTGTACCGAGATCTCGCTTTTTCGATGATTTGTGGAGAGACATCGCTTTGGCATTTGTACAGGACAACCGGCCCGCGAGCTGTGGCCGTGAACAGTCCGCCCAAGGTCCAATCAAGATTGCCACAATTCCACTAAACCAGTACAAACCTGAAGATATTTCATTGGATGTTGACGCCGAGAAGATCACCTTGTATGGCCAGCATCGATCAGAGGATGAAAACggatttgaaaatagccaGTTCAAGAAAGTCATCAAGATCCCAGATGGGGTCGATCCGACATCAGTGGCATCAACAGCGAGTGAAGATGGAAGAGCTTTGGTACTCACGGGAATCAAACGAGTGGAAGAAAAGAAGGAAGACGACGACAACAAATTTGCAGTCAAGTTGAACCTAAGTGGATATAAACCTGATGAAATCAAAGTCCAACTTCGTGGTCAAGAGCTGACAGTCACTGGAAAACAACGCTCAGAGGAGGATGGTTTGCAACGGTCACGTGATTACCATCGCCGCATCCTCCTTCCTGATGACGCAGATCTCAGCTCAGTGACCTCGCGACTGTCCAAAGAAGGTTTCCTGACGATCGAAGCACCACGTGATCCAGCTCTTTTGCCGAGTCAAAGAAGTTTGGACGTCACTATGGAAGAGGTCGAGTCTCAAATTAAAGATGAGGCAAAATCGTCGAGCGATGcagaagaagaataa
- the LOC141889433 gene encoding uncharacterized protein LOC141889433 isoform X2, which translates to MALVFRFPIYHPICPYSQVVPRSRFFDDLWRDIALAFVQDNRPASCGREQSAQGPIKIATIPLNQYKPEDISLDVDAEKITLYGQHRSEDENGFENSQFKKVIKIPDGVDPTSVASTASEDGRALVLTGIKRVEEKKEDDDNKFAVKLNLSGYKPDEIKVQLRGQELTVTGKQRSEEDGLQRSRDYHRRILLPDDADLSSVTSRLSKEGFLTIEAPRDPALLPSQRSLDVTMEEVESQIKDEAKSSSDAEEE; encoded by the exons ATGGCTCTCGTTTTCAGATTTCCAATCTATCATCCAATCTG TCCCTACTCTCAAGTTGTACCGAGATCTCGCTTTTTCGATGATTTGTGGAGAGACATCGCTTTGGCATTTGTACAGGACAACCGGCCCGCGAGCTGTGGCCGTGAACAGTCCGCCCAAGGTCCAATCAAGATTGCCACAATTCCACTAAACCAGTACAAACCTGAAGATATTTCATTGGATGTTGACGCCGAGAAGATCACCTTGTATGGCCAGCATCGATCAGAGGATGAAAACggatttgaaaatagccaGTTCAAGAAAGTCATCAAGATCCCAGATGGGGTCGATCCGACATCAGTGGCATCAACAGCGAGTGAAGATGGAAGAGCTTTGGTACTCACGGGAATCAAACGAGTGGAAGAAAAGAAGGAAGACGACGACAACAAATTTGCAGTCAAGTTGAACCTAAGTGGATATAAACCTGATGAAATCAAAGTCCAACTTCGTGGTCAAGAGCTGACAGTCACTGGAAAACAACGCTCAGAGGAGGATGGTTTGCAACGGTCACGTGATTACCATCGCCGCATCCTCCTTCCTGATGACGCAGATCTCAGCTCAGTGACCTCGCGACTGTCCAAAGAAGGTTTCCTGACGATCGAAGCACCACGTGATCCAGCTCTTTTGCCGAGTCAAAGAAGTTTGGACGTCACTATGGAAGAGGTCGAGTCTCAAATTAAAGATGAGGCAAAATCGTCGAGCGATGcagaagaagaataa
- the LOC141889429 gene encoding uncharacterized protein LOC141889429 isoform X2 has translation MALVFRFPTYHPICPYTQVVPRSRFFDDLWRDIALAFVQDNRPASCGREQSAQGPIKIATIPLNQYKPEDISLDVDAEKITLYGQHRSEDENGFENSQFKKVIKIPDGVDPTSVASTASEDGRALVLTGIKRVEEKKEDDDNKFAVKLNLSGYKPDEIKVQLRGQELTVTGKQRSEEDGLQRSRDYHRRILLPDDADLSSVTSRLSKEGFLTIEAPRDPALLPSQRSLDVTMEEVESQIKDEAKSSSDAEEE, from the exons ATGGCTCTCGTTTTCAGATTTCCAACCTATCATCCAATCTG TCCCTACACTCAAGTTGTACCGAGATCTCGCTTTTTCGATGATTTGTGGAGAGACATCGCTTTGGCATTTGTACAGGACAACCGGCCCGCGAGCTGTGGCCGTGAACAGTCCGCCCAAGGTCCAATCAAGATTGCCACAATTCCACTAAACCAGTACAAACCTGAAGATATTTCATTGGATGTTGACGCCGAGAAGATCACCTTGTATGGCCAGCATCGATCAGAGGATGAAAACggatttgaaaatagccaGTTCAAGAAAGTCATCAAGATCCCAGATGGGGTCGATCCGACATCAGTGGCATCAACAGCGAGTGAAGATGGAAGAGCTTTGGTACTCACGGGAATCAAACGAGTGGAAGAAAAGAAGGAAGACGACGACAACAAATTTGCAGTCAAGTTGAACCTAAGTGGATATAAACCTGATGAAATCAAAGTCCAACTTCGTGGTCAAGAGCTGACAGTCACTGGAAAACAACGCTCAGAGGAGGATGGTTTGCAACGGTCACGTGATTACCATCGCCGCATCCTCCTTCCTGATGACGCAGATCTCAGCTCAGTGACCTCGCGACTGTCCAAAGAAGGTTTCCTGACGATCGAAGCACCACGTGATCCAGCTCTTTTGCCGAGTCAAAGAAGTTTGGACGTCACTATGGAAGAGGTCGAGTCTCAAATTAAAGATGAGGCAAAATCGTCGAGCGATGcagaagaagaataa
- the LOC141889429 gene encoding uncharacterized protein LOC141889429 isoform X1, which produces MALVFRFPTYHPICSPYTQVVPRSRFFDDLWRDIALAFVQDNRPASCGREQSAQGPIKIATIPLNQYKPEDISLDVDAEKITLYGQHRSEDENGFENSQFKKVIKIPDGVDPTSVASTASEDGRALVLTGIKRVEEKKEDDDNKFAVKLNLSGYKPDEIKVQLRGQELTVTGKQRSEEDGLQRSRDYHRRILLPDDADLSSVTSRLSKEGFLTIEAPRDPALLPSQRSLDVTMEEVESQIKDEAKSSSDAEEE; this is translated from the exons ATGGCTCTCGTTTTCAGATTTCCAACCTATCATCCAATCTG CAGTCCCTACACTCAAGTTGTACCGAGATCTCGCTTTTTCGATGATTTGTGGAGAGACATCGCTTTGGCATTTGTACAGGACAACCGGCCCGCGAGCTGTGGCCGTGAACAGTCCGCCCAAGGTCCAATCAAGATTGCCACAATTCCACTAAACCAGTACAAACCTGAAGATATTTCATTGGATGTTGACGCCGAGAAGATCACCTTGTATGGCCAGCATCGATCAGAGGATGAAAACggatttgaaaatagccaGTTCAAGAAAGTCATCAAGATCCCAGATGGGGTCGATCCGACATCAGTGGCATCAACAGCGAGTGAAGATGGAAGAGCTTTGGTACTCACGGGAATCAAACGAGTGGAAGAAAAGAAGGAAGACGACGACAACAAATTTGCAGTCAAGTTGAACCTAAGTGGATATAAACCTGATGAAATCAAAGTCCAACTTCGTGGTCAAGAGCTGACAGTCACTGGAAAACAACGCTCAGAGGAGGATGGTTTGCAACGGTCACGTGATTACCATCGCCGCATCCTCCTTCCTGATGACGCAGATCTCAGCTCAGTGACCTCGCGACTGTCCAAAGAAGGTTTCCTGACGATCGAAGCACCACGTGATCCAGCTCTTTTGCCGAGTCAAAGAAGTTTGGACGTCACTATGGAAGAGGTCGAGTCTCAAATTAAAGATGAGGCAAAATCGTCGAGCGATGcagaagaagaataa